A genomic window from Variovorax paradoxus includes:
- the mmsA gene encoding multiple monosaccharide ABC transporter ATP-binding protein, producing the protein MRGITKTFPGVKALSNVNLSVRAGEIHAVVGENGAGKSTLMKVLSGVYPCDSYTGEIHFEGELRRFRGIADSEKLGIIIIHQELALVPLLSIAENIFLGNEIASGGVIDWFAAYAKTRELLSKVGLKEPPTTLVTDLGVGKQQLVEIAKALAKEVKLLILDEPTASLNENDSDALLMLLLELKRQGIASILISHKLNEIAKVADSITVLRDGATVETMNCARQAISEDRIIRGMVGRDMAHRYPQRDPKIGETVFEVRDWRVHHALHADREQIKGVSLNVRKGEIVGIAGLMGAGRTELAMSVFGKSYGQRISGSVFMHGKQVDVSTVRKAIDHGIAYVTEDRKGLGLVLEEDIRKNISLANLDAISESSVIDNGREFKVANEYRKALNIRCSGVEQLVVNLSGGNQQKVVLSKWLFTKPELLILDEPTRGIDVGAKYEIYTIIDQLASEGKGILMISSELPELLGMCDRIYVMNEGRFVAEFPAAEASQERIMHAIVSAGSSVHVAA; encoded by the coding sequence ATGCGTGGCATCACCAAGACGTTTCCCGGCGTGAAGGCGCTGAGCAACGTCAACCTCAGCGTGCGCGCCGGGGAGATCCACGCGGTGGTGGGTGAGAACGGTGCGGGCAAGTCGACGCTCATGAAGGTGCTCAGCGGCGTCTACCCGTGCGACTCGTACACCGGCGAGATCCATTTCGAGGGCGAGCTGCGCCGCTTCCGGGGCATTGCCGACAGCGAGAAGCTCGGCATCATCATCATCCACCAGGAGCTGGCGCTGGTGCCGCTGCTGTCCATTGCCGAGAACATCTTCCTGGGCAACGAGATTGCCAGCGGCGGCGTGATCGACTGGTTTGCCGCGTACGCGAAGACGCGCGAGCTGCTTTCCAAGGTGGGCCTGAAGGAGCCGCCGACCACGCTGGTAACCGACCTGGGCGTGGGCAAGCAGCAGCTGGTGGAAATCGCCAAGGCGCTGGCCAAGGAGGTGAAGCTGCTGATACTCGACGAGCCCACCGCCAGCCTGAACGAGAACGACAGCGATGCGCTGCTGATGCTGCTGCTCGAGCTCAAGCGCCAGGGCATCGCGTCGATCCTCATCTCGCACAAGCTCAACGAGATTGCCAAGGTGGCCGATTCGATCACCGTGCTGCGCGATGGCGCCACGGTCGAGACGATGAACTGCGCAAGGCAGGCGATCAGCGAAGACCGCATCATCCGCGGCATGGTGGGGCGCGACATGGCACACCGCTACCCGCAGCGCGACCCGAAGATCGGCGAGACCGTGTTCGAGGTGCGCGACTGGCGCGTGCACCATGCGCTGCATGCCGACCGCGAGCAGATCAAGGGCGTGAGCCTGAACGTGCGCAAGGGCGAGATCGTCGGCATTGCGGGCCTCATGGGCGCGGGACGCACCGAGCTGGCCATGAGCGTGTTCGGCAAGTCCTACGGGCAGCGCATCAGCGGCTCGGTGTTCATGCACGGCAAGCAGGTGGACGTGAGCACGGTGCGCAAGGCCATCGACCACGGCATCGCCTACGTCACCGAAGACCGCAAGGGCCTGGGGCTGGTGCTGGAGGAAGACATCCGCAAGAACATCAGCCTGGCGAATCTCGATGCGATTTCCGAATCTTCGGTGATCGACAACGGGCGCGAGTTCAAGGTGGCCAACGAGTACCGCAAGGCGCTCAACATCCGCTGCTCGGGCGTCGAGCAGCTGGTGGTCAACCTGTCTGGCGGCAACCAGCAGAAGGTGGTGCTGAGCAAGTGGCTCTTCACCAAGCCCGAACTGCTGATTCTCGACGAGCCCACGCGCGGCATCGACGTGGGCGCCAAGTACGAGATCTACACCATCATCGACCAGCTCGCGAGCGAGGGCAAAGGCATTCTCATGATTTCTTCGGAACTGCCGGAGCTGCTCGGCATGTGCGACCGCATCTATGTGATGAACGAGGGGCGCTTCGTCGCCGAGTTTCCGGCGGCCGAGGCCTCGCAGGAACGCATCATGCACGCCATCGTGAGTGCGGGGAGCTCTGTTCATGTCGCAGCCTGA
- the mmsB gene encoding multiple monosaccharide ABC transporter permease, whose product MSQPEVNAVKAAIPASEAPKLHVGFLKNNLREYGMLISLVAIMVLFQVLTDGTLLRPLNLTNLLLQNSYVVIMALGMLLVIVAGHIDLSVGSVCGFIGALAAVLMVEYEWHFVPTAIVSILAGAVIGAAQGWFVAFRKIPSFIVTLAGMLVFKGLTLALLAGQSVGPFPVEFQRLSSGFIPDPLGGDALRTTSLIVGALAAAALVFFKLRGRAKLAAHGMEQEPYAFFLVKNLFFAAIILFFSYLLSTYKGLPNVLIVMAVLIVVYDFVTNRTTIGRRIYALGGNEKAARLSGVKTQRLAFLTFVNMGALAALAGLVFAARLNTATPKAGLGFELDVIAACFIGGASASGGVGRVMGAVIGAFIMGVMNNGMSILGIGIDYQQVIKGLVLLAAVFIDVYNKNK is encoded by the coding sequence ATGTCGCAGCCTGAAGTGAACGCGGTGAAGGCCGCCATTCCCGCTTCCGAAGCGCCGAAGCTGCATGTCGGATTTCTGAAGAACAACCTGCGCGAATACGGCATGCTGATCTCGCTGGTCGCGATCATGGTGCTGTTCCAGGTGCTGACCGACGGCACGCTGCTGCGGCCGCTGAACCTCACCAACCTGCTGCTGCAGAACAGCTACGTGGTCATCATGGCGCTGGGCATGCTGCTGGTGATCGTGGCGGGACACATCGACCTGTCGGTGGGCTCGGTGTGCGGCTTCATCGGGGCGCTGGCTGCGGTGCTGATGGTGGAGTACGAGTGGCACTTCGTGCCCACGGCCATCGTGAGCATTCTTGCGGGCGCGGTCATCGGCGCGGCGCAGGGCTGGTTCGTGGCGTTCCGCAAGATCCCTTCGTTCATCGTCACGCTCGCGGGCATGCTGGTGTTCAAGGGGCTCACGCTGGCGCTGCTGGCGGGGCAGTCGGTGGGGCCGTTCCCGGTGGAGTTCCAGCGGCTCAGCTCGGGCTTCATTCCCGATCCGCTGGGTGGCGATGCATTGCGCACCACCTCGCTGATCGTGGGTGCGCTGGCCGCCGCGGCGCTGGTGTTCTTCAAGCTGCGCGGGCGCGCCAAGCTGGCGGCGCACGGCATGGAGCAGGAGCCGTATGCATTCTTCCTCGTGAAGAACCTGTTCTTCGCGGCCATCATCCTGTTCTTCAGCTACCTGCTCTCGACCTACAAGGGTCTGCCCAACGTGCTGATCGTGATGGCGGTGCTGATCGTGGTGTACGACTTCGTCACCAACCGCACGACTATCGGCCGGCGCATCTATGCGCTGGGCGGCAACGAGAAGGCGGCGCGACTGTCGGGCGTGAAGACGCAGCGGCTCGCATTTCTCACTTTCGTGAACATGGGCGCGCTGGCGGCGCTGGCGGGCCTCGTGTTCGCGGCGCGTCTCAACACGGCCACGCCCAAGGCGGGCCTGGGCTTCGAGCTCGACGTGATCGCGGCCTGCTTCATCGGCGGCGCATCGGCCTCGGGTGGCGTGGGCCGGGTGATGGGCGCGGTGATCGGCGCCTTCATCATGGGTGTGATGAACAACGGCATGTCGATCCTGGGCATCGGCATCGACTACCAGCAAGTCATCAAGGGGCTGGTGCTGCTGGCGGCGGTGTTCATCGACGTCTACAACAAGAACA
- the chvE gene encoding multiple monosaccharide ABC transporter substrate-binding protein — protein sequence MKRKFLKASLAGIAFAIVGFTPLANAQDKGLIAISMPTKSSARWIADGANMVKYFKDKGYKTDLQYADDDIPNQLAQIENMVTKGSKVLVIAAIDGTTLSDVLQKAADKGVKVIAYDRLIKGSKNVDYYATFDNFQVGVLQAQSIEAALGLKSGKGPFNIELFGGSPDDNNAFFFYNGALSVLKPYIDSGKLVVRSKQMGMDKVGTLRWDGAVAQARMDNLLSAYYTKDRVDAVLSPYDGLSIGILSSLKGVGYGSGSQPMPIVSGQDAEVPSVKSILRKEQTSTVFKDTRELAKVTVAMVDAMLSGKTPEVNDTKTYNNGIKVVPSYLLKPVSVDASNWKTVLVDSGYYKESQIK from the coding sequence ATCGCGATCTCGATGCCCACCAAGTCGTCGGCCCGCTGGATTGCCGACGGCGCCAACATGGTCAAGTACTTCAAGGACAAGGGCTACAAGACTGACCTGCAGTACGCCGACGACGACATTCCCAACCAGCTCGCGCAGATCGAGAACATGGTGACCAAGGGCTCCAAGGTGCTGGTGATTGCGGCCATCGACGGCACCACGCTGTCCGATGTGCTGCAGAAGGCGGCTGACAAGGGCGTGAAGGTCATCGCGTACGACCGGCTCATCAAGGGCTCGAAGAACGTCGACTACTACGCCACCTTCGACAACTTCCAGGTCGGCGTGCTGCAGGCGCAGTCGATCGAGGCCGCGCTGGGGCTCAAGAGCGGCAAGGGTCCGTTCAACATCGAGCTGTTCGGCGGCTCGCCCGACGACAACAACGCCTTCTTCTTCTACAACGGCGCGCTCTCGGTGCTCAAGCCCTACATCGACAGCGGCAAGCTGGTGGTGCGCAGCAAGCAGATGGGCATGGACAAGGTCGGCACGCTGCGCTGGGACGGTGCAGTGGCACAGGCGCGCATGGACAACCTGCTGTCGGCCTACTACACCAAGGACCGTGTCGACGCGGTGCTGTCGCCGTACGACGGCCTGTCCATCGGCATCCTGTCGTCGCTCAAGGGCGTGGGCTACGGCTCGGGCTCGCAGCCGATGCCTATCGTGTCGGGTCAGGACGCCGAGGTGCCTTCGGTCAAGTCGATCCTGCGCAAGGAGCAGACCTCCACCGTGTTCAAGGACACGCGCGAGCTGGCCAAGGTCACGGTCGCCATGGTCGACGCCATGCTCTCGGGCAAGACGCCCGAGGTGAACGACACCAAGACCTACAACAACGGGATCAAGGTCGTGCCCTCGTACCTGCTGAAGCCAGTGAGCGTGGATGCGTCGAACTGGAAGACGGTGCTGGTCGACAGCGGCTACTACAAGGAAAGCCAGATCAAGTGA